In Rhodanobacter denitrificans, a single window of DNA contains:
- a CDS encoding RNA polymerase sigma factor codes for MNGVAGTLDTDLLGDARETPATLDAFLAQVERRAFRMAELQLRQREDAMDAVQDAMLRLVRHYRDKPAMEWAPLFWGILRRRVVDLQRRRKVRSIVVGWLGGGRDDDGDELPAWEPADPGQDPLGRLHDVQSYADLAAAVRQLPQRQREAFMLRMLEGLDVAETAQAMGCSEGSVKTHLSRAMHHLRDQLEDWR; via the coding sequence ATGAACGGCGTGGCCGGCACACTCGACACGGACCTGCTGGGCGACGCGCGCGAAACGCCCGCCACGCTGGATGCGTTCCTGGCGCAGGTCGAGCGGCGCGCGTTCCGCATGGCCGAGCTGCAGCTGCGCCAGCGCGAGGACGCCATGGACGCGGTGCAGGACGCCATGCTGCGGCTGGTCAGGCACTACCGCGACAAGCCCGCCATGGAATGGGCGCCGCTGTTCTGGGGCATCCTGCGCCGGCGCGTGGTCGACCTGCAGCGCCGGCGCAAGGTGCGCTCGATCGTGGTGGGCTGGCTCGGCGGCGGCCGCGACGACGACGGCGACGAACTACCCGCATGGGAGCCGGCCGACCCCGGCCAGGATCCGCTGGGCCGGCTGCACGACGTGCAGTCGTATGCGGACCTGGCCGCCGCGGTCCGGCAACTGCCACAGCGCCAGCGCGAAGCGTTCATGCTGCGCATGCTGGAAGGGTTGGACGTGGCGGAAACCGCCCAAGCCATGGGTTGCTCCGAAGGCAGCGTGAAAACCCATCTATCGCGCGCGATGCATCATCTGCGCGACCAACTGGAGGACTGGCGATGA
- a CDS encoding NAD(P) transhydrogenase subunit alpha yields MIDGFLALYIFMLAAFTGYEIIARVPVILHTPLMSGSNFVHGIVLVGAMIALGHAQTPFEIAIGFIGVLLGAGNAAGGYVVTERMLEMFKSSKPDAGKGAK; encoded by the coding sequence ATGATCGACGGTTTCCTGGCGCTGTACATCTTCATGCTGGCCGCCTTTACCGGCTATGAAATCATCGCGCGGGTGCCGGTGATCCTGCACACGCCGCTGATGTCCGGCTCCAACTTCGTGCACGGCATTGTGCTGGTCGGGGCGATGATCGCGCTAGGCCACGCGCAGACGCCGTTCGAGATCGCGATCGGCTTCATCGGCGTGCTGCTGGGCGCCGGCAACGCCGCCGGCGGCTACGTGGTGACCGAGCGGATGCTGGAGATGTTCAAGTCCAGCAAGCCGGACGCCGGCAAGGGAGCCAAGTGA